One region of Labrus bergylta chromosome 23, fLabBer1.1, whole genome shotgun sequence genomic DNA includes:
- the vezt gene encoding vezatin isoform X1: protein MTEEFDEDVVFENSPLFQYLHDLGHTDFEACPTASQDEDYGGQEGDATSPDGAAQKIKGGRWWRVAEALWRWSPFHQAAASNKLGQQLDGVFGQYSVRCILDQDVLLQEDVELIELLDPGLLTLGTPPSASSGRANALPRPSLIAKPSLWDMAGLVGLAAVLLGLCSVSEGLWSLAAAPWSLVLLGWAGLRGVTLWRRARMQRAVHARVTQLQLLVHNSKTLTGLSRKALRLVQETEVISRGFTLLLDRVSAAGSFSRAGPGGMPRGQQLIGLRKTLYRALRSAFRASRRATCHMLKAFPLNSEIDNVTNYVSAVPLKELGLGLGIEHLGDEQAQELTDDYSLPALKMLFQLWVGQSSECFRRLALLLSPQRIEDLEEGGSKGDTSLPPSSPPPPCPPPLHRSVAAVTEPLHHALATCLCEVQRSYDFHRHFETQPRTTGSDRTGRAREKCRELNTLHTSIRSLQLHLKAMLSEMIILEDDLEKLMVSKEPTELSFDGYQDLSDRLHQLQPHMQASTGCWEDTICQVERMLRRANACPGNAEALEQCGLPLPEIPAPPPSYPLILDQDPVPEELEWEAYVSDSDSDGEGRDSWSDMLSPEERERQRREREESRRVLSELKAVLGFRASEGERMKRKQLLFNDQAAVTPSARCEASDPATNPSDAVTSLGSAESCDDEGNHLSERAAGSEGEEEEEEGKDGRVRPDPASKPLTEFSCGSEAKEAELGGASVCLRGGGGASELHQYDGVMEEGGEGQNGLDCFLTPKVPAVSVLDRLTEIHGSAAISFSSAIAAQVAARSHSLIGMEEQTFGDEEEEEEEEGEEKKRDRQTPEKN from the exons ATGACTGAGGAGTTTGACGAAGATGTGGTGTTTGAG AACTCCCCTCTTTTCCAGTACCTGCACGATTTAGGCCACACAGACTTCGAGGCATGTCCAACGGCATCACAGGATGAAGACTACGGTGGACAAGAGGGAGACGCCACATCTCCCGATGGAGCTGCACAGAAAATTAAA GGCGGACGCTGGTGGAGAGTGGCTGAAGCCCTGTGGAGATGGAGTCCATTTCACCAGGCGGCTGCATCTAATAAGCTGGGGCAGCAGCTG GACGGCGTGTTCGGCCAGTACTCGGTGAGGTGCATTCTGGACCAGGAcgtgctgctgcaggaggatgtGGAGCTGATCGAGCTGTTGGACCCGGGTCTGCTCACCCTCGGGACGCCCCCCTCCGCCTCGTCCGGCCGAGCGAACGCCCTGCCCAGACCGAGCCTCATAGCCAAGCCGTCACTATG GGACATGGCTGGTTTGGTCGGCCTGGCTGCAGTCCTTCTCGGTCTCTGCTCCGTTTCCGAGGGCCTGTGGTCGCTGGCAGCCGCTCCGTGGAGCCTGGTGCTGCTGGGCTGGGCGGGGCTGCGGGGTGTCACGCTGTGGAGACGGGCCCGCATGCAGAGAGCCGTCCACGCGCGGGTCACGCAGCTCCAGCTCCTGGTCCATAACAGCAAGACTCTGACGGGACTGTCTCGCAAAGCCCTGCGCCTGGTGCAGGAAACGGAGGTCATCTCCAGAGGGTTCACCCT TTTGCTCGACAGGGTGAGTGCGGCCGGCTCCTTTAGCAGGGCGGGGCCGGGGGGGATGCCACGGGGCCAGCAGCTGATTGGACTGAGGAAAACGCTGTACCGGGCGCTCCGATCGGCCTTCAGAGCCTCACGCAGAGCAACCTGTCACATGCTGAAGG CGTTCCCTCTGAACTCTGAGATCGATAATGTGACAAACTATGTTTCTGCGGTGCCGCTGAAGGAGCTCGGGCTCGGCCTGGGCATCGAACACCTCGGAGACGAGCAGGCTCAGGAGCTGACCGATGACTACAGTCTTCCTGCCCTAAAG ATGCTGTTTCAGCTGTGGGTGGGACAGAGCTCTGAGTGTTTCCGTAGACTGGCTCTACTCCTCTCGCCCCAAAGAATAGAGGATTTAGAAGAAGGCGGTTCCAAAGGAGACACTTCCCTCCCACCgtcgtctcctcctcccccttgcCCTCCCCCGCTCCATCGGTCCGTCGCCGCGGTGACCGAGCCCCTCCACCACGCCCTGGCCACCTGCCTCTGCGAGGTGCAGCGCAGCTACGACTTCCATCGACACTTCGAGACGCAGCCGAGGACGACGGGCTCGGACAGGACGGGCAGAGCGAGGGAGAAATGCCGAGAGCTCAACACCCTGCACACCTCCATCCGAAGCCTGCAGCTTCACCTCAAGGCCATGCTCAGCGA GATGATCATCCTGGAGGACGACCTGGAGAAACTCATGGTGTCCAAAGAGCCGACAGAGTTGTCGTTTGATGGTTACCAGGACCTCAGCGACCGGCTGCACCAGCTGCAGCCTCACATGCAGGCCAGCACCGGCTGCTGGGAGGACACCATCTGCCAGGTGGAGCGCATGCTGAGGCGAGCCAACGCCTGTCCAG GTAATGCTGAGGCTCTGGAGCAGTGTGGTCTTCCTTTACCGGAAATtcccgctcctcctccttcttacCCGTTAATCCTGGACCAGGATCCTGTGCCAGAAGAGCTG GAGTGGGAGGCCTACGTGTCCGACTCCGACTCTGACGGAGAAGGTAGAGATTCCTGGTCGGACATGCTGTCACCGGAGGAACGGGAGCGTCAGCggcgagagagggaggagtCCCGCCGCGTCCTGTCGGAGCTGAAAGCGGTGCTGGGCTTCCGCGCGTCAGAGggggagaggatgaagaggaagcaGCTGCTCTTCAACGACCAAG ctgctGTGACTCCTTCAGCTCGTTGTGAGGCTTCAGATCCCGCCACCAACCCGTCAGACGCCGTCACTTCTCTGGGATCTGCAGAAAGTTGCGACGATGAAGGAAACCACCTTTCAGAGCGCGCCGCAGGAAGcgaaggggaggaagaggaagaggaaggaaaggacGGCAGGGTGAGGCCCGACCCCGCGTCAAAGCCGCTGACTGAGTTCAGCTGCGGCTCCGAGGCGAAGGAAGCGGAGCTGGGAGGAGCATCGGTCTGTTTgcggggagggggaggagcgtCGGAGCTGCATCAGTACGACGGCGtcatggaggaggggggggaggggcagaACGGTTTGGACTGCTTCCTGACGCCTAAAGTCcctgctgtctctgtgctggACAGACTGACGGAGATCCACGGCTCGGCGGCTATCAGCTTCAGTTCGGCCATCGCGGCTCAGGTGGCGGCGCGCTCGCACTCACTCATCGGGATGGAGGAGCAAACGTttggagatgaagaggaggaggaggaggaggagggggaggagaagaagagggacagacaAACCCCtgagaaaaactga
- the vezt gene encoding vezatin isoform X2, with translation MTEEFDEDVVFENSPLFQYLHDLGHTDFEACPTASQDEDYGGQEGDATSPDGAAQKIKGGRWWRVAEALWRWSPFHQAAASNKLGQQLDGVFGQYSVRCILDQDVLLQEDVELIELLDPGLLTLGTPPSASSGRANALPRPSLIAKPSLWDMAGLVGLAAVLLGLCSVSEGLWSLAAAPWSLVLLGWAGLRGVTLWRRARMQRAVHARVTQLQLLVHNSKTLTGLSRKALRLVQETEVISRGFTLVSAAGSFSRAGPGGMPRGQQLIGLRKTLYRALRSAFRASRRATCHMLKAFPLNSEIDNVTNYVSAVPLKELGLGLGIEHLGDEQAQELTDDYSLPALKMLFQLWVGQSSECFRRLALLLSPQRIEDLEEGGSKGDTSLPPSSPPPPCPPPLHRSVAAVTEPLHHALATCLCEVQRSYDFHRHFETQPRTTGSDRTGRAREKCRELNTLHTSIRSLQLHLKAMLSEMIILEDDLEKLMVSKEPTELSFDGYQDLSDRLHQLQPHMQASTGCWEDTICQVERMLRRANACPGNAEALEQCGLPLPEIPAPPPSYPLILDQDPVPEELEWEAYVSDSDSDGEGRDSWSDMLSPEERERQRREREESRRVLSELKAVLGFRASEGERMKRKQLLFNDQAAVTPSARCEASDPATNPSDAVTSLGSAESCDDEGNHLSERAAGSEGEEEEEEGKDGRVRPDPASKPLTEFSCGSEAKEAELGGASVCLRGGGGASELHQYDGVMEEGGEGQNGLDCFLTPKVPAVSVLDRLTEIHGSAAISFSSAIAAQVAARSHSLIGMEEQTFGDEEEEEEEEGEEKKRDRQTPEKN, from the exons ATGACTGAGGAGTTTGACGAAGATGTGGTGTTTGAG AACTCCCCTCTTTTCCAGTACCTGCACGATTTAGGCCACACAGACTTCGAGGCATGTCCAACGGCATCACAGGATGAAGACTACGGTGGACAAGAGGGAGACGCCACATCTCCCGATGGAGCTGCACAGAAAATTAAA GGCGGACGCTGGTGGAGAGTGGCTGAAGCCCTGTGGAGATGGAGTCCATTTCACCAGGCGGCTGCATCTAATAAGCTGGGGCAGCAGCTG GACGGCGTGTTCGGCCAGTACTCGGTGAGGTGCATTCTGGACCAGGAcgtgctgctgcaggaggatgtGGAGCTGATCGAGCTGTTGGACCCGGGTCTGCTCACCCTCGGGACGCCCCCCTCCGCCTCGTCCGGCCGAGCGAACGCCCTGCCCAGACCGAGCCTCATAGCCAAGCCGTCACTATG GGACATGGCTGGTTTGGTCGGCCTGGCTGCAGTCCTTCTCGGTCTCTGCTCCGTTTCCGAGGGCCTGTGGTCGCTGGCAGCCGCTCCGTGGAGCCTGGTGCTGCTGGGCTGGGCGGGGCTGCGGGGTGTCACGCTGTGGAGACGGGCCCGCATGCAGAGAGCCGTCCACGCGCGGGTCACGCAGCTCCAGCTCCTGGTCCATAACAGCAAGACTCTGACGGGACTGTCTCGCAAAGCCCTGCGCCTGGTGCAGGAAACGGAGGTCATCTCCAGAGGGTTCACCCT GGTGAGTGCGGCCGGCTCCTTTAGCAGGGCGGGGCCGGGGGGGATGCCACGGGGCCAGCAGCTGATTGGACTGAGGAAAACGCTGTACCGGGCGCTCCGATCGGCCTTCAGAGCCTCACGCAGAGCAACCTGTCACATGCTGAAGG CGTTCCCTCTGAACTCTGAGATCGATAATGTGACAAACTATGTTTCTGCGGTGCCGCTGAAGGAGCTCGGGCTCGGCCTGGGCATCGAACACCTCGGAGACGAGCAGGCTCAGGAGCTGACCGATGACTACAGTCTTCCTGCCCTAAAG ATGCTGTTTCAGCTGTGGGTGGGACAGAGCTCTGAGTGTTTCCGTAGACTGGCTCTACTCCTCTCGCCCCAAAGAATAGAGGATTTAGAAGAAGGCGGTTCCAAAGGAGACACTTCCCTCCCACCgtcgtctcctcctcccccttgcCCTCCCCCGCTCCATCGGTCCGTCGCCGCGGTGACCGAGCCCCTCCACCACGCCCTGGCCACCTGCCTCTGCGAGGTGCAGCGCAGCTACGACTTCCATCGACACTTCGAGACGCAGCCGAGGACGACGGGCTCGGACAGGACGGGCAGAGCGAGGGAGAAATGCCGAGAGCTCAACACCCTGCACACCTCCATCCGAAGCCTGCAGCTTCACCTCAAGGCCATGCTCAGCGA GATGATCATCCTGGAGGACGACCTGGAGAAACTCATGGTGTCCAAAGAGCCGACAGAGTTGTCGTTTGATGGTTACCAGGACCTCAGCGACCGGCTGCACCAGCTGCAGCCTCACATGCAGGCCAGCACCGGCTGCTGGGAGGACACCATCTGCCAGGTGGAGCGCATGCTGAGGCGAGCCAACGCCTGTCCAG GTAATGCTGAGGCTCTGGAGCAGTGTGGTCTTCCTTTACCGGAAATtcccgctcctcctccttcttacCCGTTAATCCTGGACCAGGATCCTGTGCCAGAAGAGCTG GAGTGGGAGGCCTACGTGTCCGACTCCGACTCTGACGGAGAAGGTAGAGATTCCTGGTCGGACATGCTGTCACCGGAGGAACGGGAGCGTCAGCggcgagagagggaggagtCCCGCCGCGTCCTGTCGGAGCTGAAAGCGGTGCTGGGCTTCCGCGCGTCAGAGggggagaggatgaagaggaagcaGCTGCTCTTCAACGACCAAG ctgctGTGACTCCTTCAGCTCGTTGTGAGGCTTCAGATCCCGCCACCAACCCGTCAGACGCCGTCACTTCTCTGGGATCTGCAGAAAGTTGCGACGATGAAGGAAACCACCTTTCAGAGCGCGCCGCAGGAAGcgaaggggaggaagaggaagaggaaggaaaggacGGCAGGGTGAGGCCCGACCCCGCGTCAAAGCCGCTGACTGAGTTCAGCTGCGGCTCCGAGGCGAAGGAAGCGGAGCTGGGAGGAGCATCGGTCTGTTTgcggggagggggaggagcgtCGGAGCTGCATCAGTACGACGGCGtcatggaggaggggggggaggggcagaACGGTTTGGACTGCTTCCTGACGCCTAAAGTCcctgctgtctctgtgctggACAGACTGACGGAGATCCACGGCTCGGCGGCTATCAGCTTCAGTTCGGCCATCGCGGCTCAGGTGGCGGCGCGCTCGCACTCACTCATCGGGATGGAGGAGCAAACGTttggagatgaagaggaggaggaggaggaggagggggaggagaagaagagggacagacaAACCCCtgagaaaaactga
- the vezt gene encoding vezatin isoform X3 has protein sequence MHNSPLFQYLHDLGHTDFEACPTASQDEDYGGQEGDATSPDGAAQKIKGGRWWRVAEALWRWSPFHQAAASNKLGQQLDGVFGQYSVRCILDQDVLLQEDVELIELLDPGLLTLGTPPSASSGRANALPRPSLIAKPSLWDMAGLVGLAAVLLGLCSVSEGLWSLAAAPWSLVLLGWAGLRGVTLWRRARMQRAVHARVTQLQLLVHNSKTLTGLSRKALRLVQETEVISRGFTLLLDRVSAAGSFSRAGPGGMPRGQQLIGLRKTLYRALRSAFRASRRATCHMLKAFPLNSEIDNVTNYVSAVPLKELGLGLGIEHLGDEQAQELTDDYSLPALKMLFQLWVGQSSECFRRLALLLSPQRIEDLEEGGSKGDTSLPPSSPPPPCPPPLHRSVAAVTEPLHHALATCLCEVQRSYDFHRHFETQPRTTGSDRTGRAREKCRELNTLHTSIRSLQLHLKAMLSEMIILEDDLEKLMVSKEPTELSFDGYQDLSDRLHQLQPHMQASTGCWEDTICQVERMLRRANACPGNAEALEQCGLPLPEIPAPPPSYPLILDQDPVPEELEWEAYVSDSDSDGEGRDSWSDMLSPEERERQRREREESRRVLSELKAVLGFRASEGERMKRKQLLFNDQAAVTPSARCEASDPATNPSDAVTSLGSAESCDDEGNHLSERAAGSEGEEEEEEGKDGRVRPDPASKPLTEFSCGSEAKEAELGGASVCLRGGGGASELHQYDGVMEEGGEGQNGLDCFLTPKVPAVSVLDRLTEIHGSAAISFSSAIAAQVAARSHSLIGMEEQTFGDEEEEEEEEGEEKKRDRQTPEKN, from the exons ATGCAT AACTCCCCTCTTTTCCAGTACCTGCACGATTTAGGCCACACAGACTTCGAGGCATGTCCAACGGCATCACAGGATGAAGACTACGGTGGACAAGAGGGAGACGCCACATCTCCCGATGGAGCTGCACAGAAAATTAAA GGCGGACGCTGGTGGAGAGTGGCTGAAGCCCTGTGGAGATGGAGTCCATTTCACCAGGCGGCTGCATCTAATAAGCTGGGGCAGCAGCTG GACGGCGTGTTCGGCCAGTACTCGGTGAGGTGCATTCTGGACCAGGAcgtgctgctgcaggaggatgtGGAGCTGATCGAGCTGTTGGACCCGGGTCTGCTCACCCTCGGGACGCCCCCCTCCGCCTCGTCCGGCCGAGCGAACGCCCTGCCCAGACCGAGCCTCATAGCCAAGCCGTCACTATG GGACATGGCTGGTTTGGTCGGCCTGGCTGCAGTCCTTCTCGGTCTCTGCTCCGTTTCCGAGGGCCTGTGGTCGCTGGCAGCCGCTCCGTGGAGCCTGGTGCTGCTGGGCTGGGCGGGGCTGCGGGGTGTCACGCTGTGGAGACGGGCCCGCATGCAGAGAGCCGTCCACGCGCGGGTCACGCAGCTCCAGCTCCTGGTCCATAACAGCAAGACTCTGACGGGACTGTCTCGCAAAGCCCTGCGCCTGGTGCAGGAAACGGAGGTCATCTCCAGAGGGTTCACCCT TTTGCTCGACAGGGTGAGTGCGGCCGGCTCCTTTAGCAGGGCGGGGCCGGGGGGGATGCCACGGGGCCAGCAGCTGATTGGACTGAGGAAAACGCTGTACCGGGCGCTCCGATCGGCCTTCAGAGCCTCACGCAGAGCAACCTGTCACATGCTGAAGG CGTTCCCTCTGAACTCTGAGATCGATAATGTGACAAACTATGTTTCTGCGGTGCCGCTGAAGGAGCTCGGGCTCGGCCTGGGCATCGAACACCTCGGAGACGAGCAGGCTCAGGAGCTGACCGATGACTACAGTCTTCCTGCCCTAAAG ATGCTGTTTCAGCTGTGGGTGGGACAGAGCTCTGAGTGTTTCCGTAGACTGGCTCTACTCCTCTCGCCCCAAAGAATAGAGGATTTAGAAGAAGGCGGTTCCAAAGGAGACACTTCCCTCCCACCgtcgtctcctcctcccccttgcCCTCCCCCGCTCCATCGGTCCGTCGCCGCGGTGACCGAGCCCCTCCACCACGCCCTGGCCACCTGCCTCTGCGAGGTGCAGCGCAGCTACGACTTCCATCGACACTTCGAGACGCAGCCGAGGACGACGGGCTCGGACAGGACGGGCAGAGCGAGGGAGAAATGCCGAGAGCTCAACACCCTGCACACCTCCATCCGAAGCCTGCAGCTTCACCTCAAGGCCATGCTCAGCGA GATGATCATCCTGGAGGACGACCTGGAGAAACTCATGGTGTCCAAAGAGCCGACAGAGTTGTCGTTTGATGGTTACCAGGACCTCAGCGACCGGCTGCACCAGCTGCAGCCTCACATGCAGGCCAGCACCGGCTGCTGGGAGGACACCATCTGCCAGGTGGAGCGCATGCTGAGGCGAGCCAACGCCTGTCCAG GTAATGCTGAGGCTCTGGAGCAGTGTGGTCTTCCTTTACCGGAAATtcccgctcctcctccttcttacCCGTTAATCCTGGACCAGGATCCTGTGCCAGAAGAGCTG GAGTGGGAGGCCTACGTGTCCGACTCCGACTCTGACGGAGAAGGTAGAGATTCCTGGTCGGACATGCTGTCACCGGAGGAACGGGAGCGTCAGCggcgagagagggaggagtCCCGCCGCGTCCTGTCGGAGCTGAAAGCGGTGCTGGGCTTCCGCGCGTCAGAGggggagaggatgaagaggaagcaGCTGCTCTTCAACGACCAAG ctgctGTGACTCCTTCAGCTCGTTGTGAGGCTTCAGATCCCGCCACCAACCCGTCAGACGCCGTCACTTCTCTGGGATCTGCAGAAAGTTGCGACGATGAAGGAAACCACCTTTCAGAGCGCGCCGCAGGAAGcgaaggggaggaagaggaagaggaaggaaaggacGGCAGGGTGAGGCCCGACCCCGCGTCAAAGCCGCTGACTGAGTTCAGCTGCGGCTCCGAGGCGAAGGAAGCGGAGCTGGGAGGAGCATCGGTCTGTTTgcggggagggggaggagcgtCGGAGCTGCATCAGTACGACGGCGtcatggaggaggggggggaggggcagaACGGTTTGGACTGCTTCCTGACGCCTAAAGTCcctgctgtctctgtgctggACAGACTGACGGAGATCCACGGCTCGGCGGCTATCAGCTTCAGTTCGGCCATCGCGGCTCAGGTGGCGGCGCGCTCGCACTCACTCATCGGGATGGAGGAGCAAACGTttggagatgaagaggaggaggaggaggaggagggggaggagaagaagagggacagacaAACCCCtgagaaaaactga
- the metap2a gene encoding methionine aminopeptidase 2 has protein sequence MADVVAEQVADQIPVPDRELNGEAEDREEADPVETETAKKKKKKKKKNKSAAAGAEAEADGVTEVAKQLEKQAIEEKEKEEDGEEDGDDGENSAGKKKKKKKKKKGPKSQTDPPSVPICELYPSGVFPIGQECEYPTVQDGRSAVWRTTIEERRVMDKANEEVWSDFRQAAEAHRQVRQHVRGFMKPGMTMIEICERLEDCSRKLIKENKLDAGLAFPTGCSLNHCAAHYTPNAGDTTVLQYDDVCKIDFGTHINGRIIDCAFTVTFNPKYDKLLEAVRDATNTGIKNAGIDVRLCDVGEAIQEVMESYEVELDGKTYQVKPIRNLNGHSIGQYRIHAGKTVPIVKGGEATRMEEGEVYAIETFGSTGKGVVHDDMECSHYMKNFDVGHVPIRLPRAKHLLNVVNENFGTLAFCRRWLDRLGESKYLMALKNLCDLGIVDPYPPLCDTKGCYTAQFEHTILLRPTCKEVVSRGDDY, from the exons ATGGCGGACGTGGTTGCGGAGCAGGTTGCGGACCAGATACCAGTCCCGGACCGGGAGCTGAACGGGGAGGCGGAGGACAGAGAAGAGGCAGACCCCGTGGAGACGGAGACAgcgaaaaagaagaagaaaaagaagaagaagaacaagtcCGCAGCGGCAG GCGCTGAGGCGGAGGCTGACGGAGTGACCGAAGTGGCCAAACAGCTGGAGAAACAGGCGatagaagagaaagagaaagaggaggatggagaggaag ACGGAGACGATGGAGAGAACTCTgcagggaagaagaagaagaagaaaaagaagaagaaaggac cCAAATCTCAAACCGATCCCCCGTCTGTTCCCATCTGTGAGTTATACCCAAGTGGAGTGTTCCCCATCGGACAAGAGTGTGAATACCCCACCGTACAGGACGG CCGCAGCGCAGTGTGGCGTACGACAATCGAGGAGAGGCGGGTGATGGATAAAGCCAACGAGGAGGTGTGGAGCGACTTCAGACAGGCAGCCGAGGCCCACAGACAAGTCCGCCAGCACGTCCGCGGCTTCATGAAACCCGGCATGACCATGATTGAAATCTG CGAGCGGTTGGAGGACTGCTCTCGTAAGCTGATCAAGGAGAACAAGCTGGACGCCGGCCTGGCCTTCCCCACCGGCTGCTCCCTCAACCACTGCGCTGCCCACTACACTCCCAACGCCGGAGACACCACCGTCCTGCAGTACGACGACGTCTGCAAGATCGACTTCGGCACGCACATCAACG GGCGAATCATTGACTGTGCCTTCACTGTCACATTTAATCCAAAGTACGACAAGCTGCTGGAGGCTGTGAGAGACGCCACCAATACTGGAATCAAA AATGCCGGCATCGATGTGCGTCTGTGTGATGTCGGAGAAGCGATTCAAGAAGTAATGGAGTCCTACGAGGTCGAGCTTGACGGCAAAACATATCAAG TGAAGCCGATCCGAAACCTGAACGGTCATTCAATCGGTCAGTACAGAATACACGCAGGAAAGACTGTGCCCATCGTTAAAGGAGGAGAAGCAACGCGGATGGAG GAGGGAGAGGTTTATGCCATCGAGACATTCGGCAGCACAGGTAAAGGTGTGGTGCACGACGACATGGAGTGCTCTCACTACATGAAGAACTTTGACGTCGGCCACGTCCCCATCAG GCTTCCCAGAGCGAAACACCTCCTGAACGTCGTCAACGAGAACTTCGGCACGTTGGCGTTCTGCCGCCGCTGGCTGGACCGCCTGGGCGAGAGCAAGTACCTGATGGCCCTGAAGAACCTGTGCGACTTGGGCATCGTGGACCCCTACCCGCCCCTCTGCGACACCAAGGGCTGCTACACGGCTCAGTTCGAGCACACCATCCTGCTCAGGCCCACCTGCAAGGAGGTGGTGAGCCGGGGAGACGACTACTGA